ACCAAATCCCAAGGCACAGGCGCACAACTCGAACCCAACATCAAAACCTGCCCCGGCGGCCTGCGCGACATCCACACCCTTATCTGGACAGCCAAAGCACAAGGCATAGACAGCAACCCCACCGCCCTCGTTACCGCCGGCGTCCTCACACGCACCGAAGCCGGCATGCTAGCCCATGGCTACCGCCGTCTCGCCAACATCCGGATTCATCTCCACCTTACCGCCGACCGCCCCGAAGACAGACTGCTTTTCGACTACCAGTCCCAAGTTGCCGAAAGCTTAGGCTATACCCAACCCGACATCCGCGGCCGAAGCGAAGCCCTGATGCACACCTTCTACCGCGCCACCAAAGCCATCAAACAACTCAACGGCATCCTCATTCCGGTTCTCAAAAACCATCAAACCTCCAGCCGTCCCCAGCATATCCATCCCATCGACAGCCACTACAAACGCATCGGCCACCAAATCGCCGCCAACGACCTTGCCCTGTTCGAGCAAAATCCCGAACACATCTTCACCATCATCCAAACCATGCAGGAGCAAAACATCACCACCATCGAGCCGCAAACCCTGCGTGCATGGTGGGCGGCCACACGAAAAATCAACGCCCGTTTCACCCAAAATCCAGAAAACCGCCGCCGCTTTATCCAATTCTTCAAACACGGTACCGGCCTCACCCAAACCCTCCGTTTTCTCAACCTCTACGGCGTACTTGGCCGCTATCTTTCCGCATGGGAAAAAATCACCGGCCTGCTCCAACACGACCTCTTCCATATTTACCCCGTAGACGACCACATCCTGACCGTCGTCCGCAATATGCGCCGTCTCGCCATCGAAACCCACAGCCACGAAATGCCCGAGGCCAGCGCCATCATGCAGGCCTACCCACGACCGCATGTCCTCTACACCGCCGCCCTGCTGCACGACATCGCCAAAGGCCGTGGCGGCGATCATGCAAAAGAAGGCATCAAAGACGCACAACAATTCTCCGCCAACCACTACTACACCGAAGAAGAAAGCCACCTCCTCGCATGGCTGGTTGAAAACCACCTGCTCATGTCCACCGTTGCCCAAAAAGAAGACATCCAAGATCCTCACGTCCTCCAAGCCTTCTGCCGCCGTATTCCCACACGCGAATACCTCGACGCACTCTACCTGCTTACCATTGCCGACATCCGCGGCACCAACCCCAAACTTTGGAACACATGGCGCGCCAGTCTGCTCCAAACCCTCTACCACAGCACCGCCGCCGTTTTAAACAGCAAACACCACGATCCCGAACGCCTCCCCAACCGACGCGAACAAGCCTCGACCGATCAGCTCACGCGTGCGGCCGTTCCCCTCAAAAACCAACAAAAACTCCGCCGCATCCTCGGCAGCGCATACTACGTCCGCCATCAAACACGGGAAATCCTCTGGCACACCGCAAACCTCGCCTACGACACCCAAAGTCCGGCCGTCCGCAGCCGCATCCTTCCCCAAAGCAACAGCCTTCAAGTCATGGTGTTCATGCCCAATGGCGACCGCCTCTTCGCACGCCTCTGCCGCATCTTCAGCAGCCACCGCTTCGACATCCAAGCCGCCCGTGCCTTCATCACCGAGCACGACTACATCCTCGACACCTTTATCCTCCAACTTCCCGACAATCTCCCGCCCGAAGAATATCCCGACCGCCAAAGCGCACTCGAAGCCGAACTCAACAGCTTCATCCACGGCAATACCACCGTCCAAAAACAAAGCGGCCGTCCACACATCAGCCGCCGCATCCGCCACATCCCTATTCCGCCTACCGTAATCATCACCCCCGAAGAAGATTATCCCGGCTGGCACACCATAGACATCACCGCCGTCAACCGCCCCCATCTCCTCGCCGACATCGCCGAGACCTTCTTCGCACACAACATCAGCCTGCGCTACGCCAAAATCACCACCTTAGATCAACGCATTGAGGACAGCTTCATTACCTACAGCCCATCCCTACAAGACCCGCAAACCCAAAACACCCTAAAACAGGCATTGATCGAAGTCCTGACCCCATAAAGGCCGTCTGAACATCTTAAAAACATAGGGTGAGCATTTTTTACTCACCCTAATCGCACCCAAAAATATAAACATCCTGAATATACCCTTCTCAAACACTCAAGAAATCCAAAGCCTTAAAATTCGAAACCAAAACTTCCTTCTGACATAAAACTACATTTAAAAATCATAACCCATATGAATATAATTCTAATAACAAATTTTCATTCACCTATTACACCAAACCCTCTTCAAAAATCCTTCCTTCCAAATCTTTTCCTCATCCATATTCAAACAAAATACGCATACAAAATAAAACCCATAAAAACAAAAAAATAAAATCACAAAATATTAAACTCACCGATTAATCCATAAAAATACCGCCCATCCAAACCAATTAACATATTATTAAATTAAACTAAATTCTGACAAAAAACGTCACACACCCAAACTTGTCTCCCTTCCCTGTCACAAAAAACACAAAACTGACAAAAAACGTCAACCCCCTAATTTCCCTAAAATCCTGAAACTTTCAAACAAAACCTCATAAAACTTAAAAATTAAAAAATAAACCCAATAAAAACAATAAACAAAAAATAAAAAATAAATTTTTTAATCAATTTTGCGCACTTGGCACACCAACTGCTTGAAACAACACGTCCGATAAGGCCCAAGCCTCAAAGCAGCAAGCCCGACGGAAGCTGTATATTCCTTCTTACTTTATGGTTTACTCATAATACATAGTGCCAAGCACATTACGGACTTTTTACTTAAACATAATTATTCACACTTTCAAACTGGAGTTTTAATCAATGAAAGCAATCCAAAAAGGTTTCACCCTGATCGAATTGATGATCGTCATCGCGATTATCGGCATCTTGGCAGTTATCGCACTGCCTGCATACCAAGACTACACTGCACGTGCCCAAGTTTCTGAAGCCATCTCTTTGATGGAAGGTCAAAAGTCTGCTGTGGTTGAATACTATGCAGATAAAGGTAAATGGCCTACTAGCAATGAAGAAGCAGGTATCGCAACAAATACAAGCATTCAAGGTAAATATGTTGCACAAGTAGATGTCGGAGCTAATGGTGTTATTACTGCCAAAATGAAAGGCGAAAATGTAAATAACGAAATTAAAAATAAAACCGTATCTCTTACTCCTCATGCTACCACTAACAATGGCTCCTTTACTTGGACTTGTGCCCCAGGTAAGGCCGAAGGCACCACAGGCGTAGATACAAAATTCTTACCTTCTTCTTGCCGCCCAGCTGTGGAAAAAAAATAAGTTAGCTAATCCAATTTAAATATCTAATAAAAGATATTCGTCTCAAAGCAAATCCCATAAGAATTATGGGATTTGCTTTATAAAATAAAAATAAGAAAACGACATACTCAAAAAATGAAAAAACTACGCAACGCCCAAACCGGCTTTAGCCTGATTGAGTTGATGATTGTTATCGGCATCATCGGCATTTTGACAATAGCGGCTCTTCCTGCATACCAAAACTATGTTGCCAGAGCACAAGTAGCAGAAGGCATTATGCTGGCAGGAAGTATGAAAAGCTACGTCGAAGAAGCCTATGCGGATAAAGGCAGCTTGCCGCTTGACCTCAATATCAAACAACTCGCTTCAGACGACAATAAAGTCGGCAACTATGTAAAGATTGTCCGTATTGAAGATAACGGCACTATTGTTGCCGCCATCGGTAATCAAGCCGCTGTACCTGTGAAGAATACCGAAATTCACCTAATACCAAGCTTTGCGAAAACAGGTAATACCAAAGGCACAACAGTTTGGTCTTGCGGCGGCACCATGGATACATACTTCCTTCCCGTATCCTGCAAACAAAGCTTGTAAGCTTATTTTCCAAAATACAAAAATACATTGCGAAGAAAACACCCCAAACAAAGCCAAATACAAACGCGGAAAACGAATCAAAGCAAAAAAACAAAACTCTCCAAAACAAGGTCATTAAGAGCCTGAATAATCACATTACGAAAATAAATGCCGTCTGAAATTCATTTTCAGACGGCCTCTTTATATCTAACAGTCACTAAAGATAAGAGTATGTAATCTTATAAAAATGTATCAAACAAGTCATTACCTTAAATGCTACCCCTCCTCTTCCCTCTAAAATTCTCAAGACTCCAATTATTGATAGTCTAGGTCTCATAAATGGCTTATTTTAAAGATAAGTCCAAGGCAATCATGACTAGATACACTCTTACTCTTTCCCCGTTAGCAACCTGCTTTAGCTCTAACTCAGTCAACACAATTTTTATCTAATGCCCTCCCCCGCTGGAACCGTTAAATGGCGGCTTTGCCAGCCAAATAATGGGAATCATGCTGATAAATATGATGCTGCCTGCCAAAAAGATTTCATTTGAACCAATAATAAAGCCTTGTTGGGAAATGGTACTATTTATCGCAGCCAGGGCTTGTTCTTTGCTCAGGCCATTGGCCATCATGCCTTGAATAGATTGGTTGCTGATTGAGGACAATGAATTAATATGTTCGGTCAGCTGAGTATGGTGCAGAGCTTCGCGTCGTTCCCACATGGTGCTGACAACAGATACTCCGACACCGCCCATAAAGACACGCAAGAAGTTAGACAAGCTACTGGCCGAAGCAATTTGATTGCCTTTCATATGCGACAAGGTGATACTGGTCAGAGGCAGGAAGAACATGGCTACGCCTAAACCCTGCCAAAACTGCGGCCAAACGACGTTGCTCATATCCATACCGGCATAGAAATCGGTGCGCCAATGGAATGTATAGGCAAATACCAAGAAGCTGGCACTGACAAACAGGCGCATATCGACGCGATTGCCAAACTTACCAATAATCGGCGATAAAATAATCGGCAAAAAACCCACCGGTGCAGCAGCCAAACCTGCCCAAGTAGCGGTATAGCCGAGATTTGATTGCAACACTAAAGGCAACAGGGTCAATGTGCCCATATAGACCATAAAGCCCAACGATGTAGCAACAACGCCTATCGTGAAGTTTCTGTTTTTAAACAATGACAAATCGACAATCGGGTATTTCTCGCCCAACTCCCAAACAATAAAATATGTTAGGAACACCAAAGCGGTAACGCCCAAAACGATAATCTCTCCCGAGGCAAACCAGTCCAACTCCTTACCCCTATCAAGCATCATTTGCAATGCGCCGATACCGACAATCATCAACACCAGCCCGACGTAATCAATCGGCGCCCTGACGATTTCGGTTTCCCTGTGTCTAAGCTGTTTCCAAGCAATGGAGGCGGATAAAACCCCGATTGGGATATTGATAAAGAAAATCCATCCCCAATGCCAGTTGTCTGAAATCCAACCGCCCAAAATCGGTCCCAATACAGGGGCAACGACGACAGTCATCGCCCATAAGGCCAGTGCCAATGTTCGTTTTTCAGGCGGATAGGAAGCCATCAGAAGACTTTGGGACAAGGGAATCAAAGGCCCGGCGATAAAGCCTTGCAACACTCGGAAAAAAACCAAGGCTTGAAGATTATGCGCCATACCGCACAGCCATGACGTTACGACAAACCCGATCACGGCAGCAATAAAGATTTTAACCTCGCCAAACCGCTTGGCCAAAAAGCCGGTCAGAGGGACGGAAATGGCATTGGCTACGGCAAATGAGGTAATCACCCAAGTGCCCTGCGTGGTCGCCGCACCCAAATCCCCTGCGATAACGGGCACGGCGACGTTGGCGATGGTGCTGTCCAAGACTTCCATAAATACGGCCAAGCTGAGCGCCAACGTTGCCAACACCAGCTTAAACCCTTGTAACGGCGGATAATTCATATTTTTAAACTATAAGACAACCGCCAAAGCGGTTGATTGAAGAGAATCAATATTTCAGACGGCCTGAGCCTTCAATAAAAGACCCAGGCCGTCTGAAAAGATTATTTTGCGTATTGCTCGAAGATTTTATCGACTAAAGCATCGGCGGCCTTCCAATCCACACTTTCCGTTTCCGCCAGCGCAGTATTTCGTTCTGCCTCGGCAGTCATGGCTTTACCGCTGCCCTTCTCGGCAACATCGACTTTAACAGTCATCGACAAACCGACACGGAGCGGATTTTTTTGCAATTCTTTGGCATCCAAACTGATGCGCACCGGCACGCGTTGTACGACTTTAATCCAGTTGCCCGTTGCATTTTGCGCCGGCAGCAATGAGAACGCACTGCCCGTACCTGCCGACAAACCCATGACCTTGCCATGGTAAACTACTTTACTGCCGTACAAATCGGCTGTCATTTCAACAGGCTGGCCGATTTTCATTTTACGCAGTTGCGATTCTTTAAAGTTGGCATCCACCCACAATTCAGACAGAGGCACAACGGCCATCATCGGCGTACCTTGCGCGATACGTTGGCCGACTTGGACATTGCGTTTGGCAATTTGGCCGCTGATTGGCGAACGGATTTGCGTACGTTGCAGATTCAGCCAAGCGTCTTTGATGTGGCTGATGGCCGTCTGAACCGCCGGTTGTTGGCGCAGCGGAATATTGCTGCCCAATGCTGCCTGAGCAGAAACTTCTTCCGCCTCAACCGCTTTTAATGCAGCCTGAGCCTGAACCACAGCGGCACGGGCATGGCTGAGTTCTTCGCCGGAAACCGCTTCCGTACCCGCCAAAGATTCGCGGCGGCGCAAATCGGCTTGCGCACGGGCCAGATCGGCTTTGCGCAACAATACTTGCGCTTTGGCTTTTGAATTGACCGCAGTTTGCTGTTTGTTTTGACGGATGGCCTGAATCAATTCATTTTGCGCGCGATCGTATGCCAGCTGAAAATCGCTGT
This region of Neisseria subflava genomic DNA includes:
- a CDS encoding efflux RND transporter periplasmic adaptor subunit, with the protein product MDTQSEKNNVQNETEVATSGAKTHRKRNLVIVTLLFLITAAAVALAYFLFWQHEEETEDAYVAGHLVMITPQVNGTVRKVMYDDTDVVKKGDVLVALDDSDFQLAYDRAQNELIQAIRQNKQQTAVNSKAKAQVLLRKADLARAQADLRRRESLAGTEAVSGEELSHARAAVVQAQAALKAVEAEEVSAQAALGSNIPLRQQPAVQTAISHIKDAWLNLQRTQIRSPISGQIAKRNVQVGQRIAQGTPMMAVVPLSELWVDANFKESQLRKMKIGQPVEMTADLYGSKVVYHGKVMGLSAGTGSAFSLLPAQNATGNWIKVVQRVPVRISLDAKELQKNPLRVGLSMTVKVDVAEKGSGKAMTAEAERNTALAETESVDWKAADALVDKIFEQYAK
- a CDS encoding pilin; this encodes MKKLRNAQTGFSLIELMIVIGIIGILTIAALPAYQNYVARAQVAEGIMLAGSMKSYVEEAYADKGSLPLDLNIKQLASDDNKVGNYVKIVRIEDNGTIVAAIGNQAAVPVKNTEIHLIPSFAKTGNTKGTTVWSCGGTMDTYFLPVSCKQSL
- a CDS encoding pilin, which produces MKAIQKGFTLIELMIVIAIIGILAVIALPAYQDYTARAQVSEAISLMEGQKSAVVEYYADKGKWPTSNEEAGIATNTSIQGKYVAQVDVGANGVITAKMKGENVNNEIKNKTVSLTPHATTNNGSFTWTCAPGKAEGTTGVDTKFLPSSCRPAVEKK
- a CDS encoding DHA2 family efflux MFS transporter permease subunit yields the protein MNYPPLQGFKLVLATLALSLAVFMEVLDSTIANVAVPVIAGDLGAATTQGTWVITSFAVANAISVPLTGFLAKRFGEVKIFIAAVIGFVVTSWLCGMAHNLQALVFFRVLQGFIAGPLIPLSQSLLMASYPPEKRTLALALWAMTVVVAPVLGPILGGWISDNWHWGWIFFINIPIGVLSASIAWKQLRHRETEIVRAPIDYVGLVLMIVGIGALQMMLDRGKELDWFASGEIIVLGVTALVFLTYFIVWELGEKYPIVDLSLFKNRNFTIGVVATSLGFMVYMGTLTLLPLVLQSNLGYTATWAGLAAAPVGFLPIILSPIIGKFGNRVDMRLFVSASFLVFAYTFHWRTDFYAGMDMSNVVWPQFWQGLGVAMFFLPLTSITLSHMKGNQIASASSLSNFLRVFMGGVGVSVVSTMWERREALHHTQLTEHINSLSSISNQSIQGMMANGLSKEQALAAINSTISQQGFIIGSNEIFLAGSIIFISMIPIIWLAKPPFNGSSGGGH
- the glnD gene encoding [protein-PII] uridylyltransferase → MTATQQAIQTYQQQKAAAETAYRKNNRPTVYFRDHIAAAETLLQTLWQIHFPDSNDISLIAIGGFGRCELYPHSDWDLAIISSIPFSDSLQQQTTQFIQTLWDARLNPAIKSGSIEEILQSTQNDITGETAFLEARHLQGNANLTAQLLNKLNTRRDTAAFIEAKLLEMEQRHTKSQGTGAQLEPNIKTCPGGLRDIHTLIWTAKAQGIDSNPTALVTAGVLTRTEAGMLAHGYRRLANIRIHLHLTADRPEDRLLFDYQSQVAESLGYTQPDIRGRSEALMHTFYRATKAIKQLNGILIPVLKNHQTSSRPQHIHPIDSHYKRIGHQIAANDLALFEQNPEHIFTIIQTMQEQNITTIEPQTLRAWWAATRKINARFTQNPENRRRFIQFFKHGTGLTQTLRFLNLYGVLGRYLSAWEKITGLLQHDLFHIYPVDDHILTVVRNMRRLAIETHSHEMPEASAIMQAYPRPHVLYTAALLHDIAKGRGGDHAKEGIKDAQQFSANHYYTEEESHLLAWLVENHLLMSTVAQKEDIQDPHVLQAFCRRIPTREYLDALYLLTIADIRGTNPKLWNTWRASLLQTLYHSTAAVLNSKHHDPERLPNRREQASTDQLTRAAVPLKNQQKLRRILGSAYYVRHQTREILWHTANLAYDTQSPAVRSRILPQSNSLQVMVFMPNGDRLFARLCRIFSSHRFDIQAARAFITEHDYILDTFILQLPDNLPPEEYPDRQSALEAELNSFIHGNTTVQKQSGRPHISRRIRHIPIPPTVIITPEEDYPGWHTIDITAVNRPHLLADIAETFFAHNISLRYAKITTLDQRIEDSFITYSPSLQDPQTQNTLKQALIEVLTP